The following coding sequences lie in one Polluticoccus soli genomic window:
- a CDS encoding inorganic phosphate transporter produces the protein MATLLIVIIVLALIFDYINGFHDAANSIATIVSTKVLTPFQAVLWAALFNFLAFFIFKDHGVANTIAKTVKEEFITLPVVFAGLIAAIFWNLLTWWFGIPSSSSHTLIGGFAGAAIAHAGFNSVNPEPVIKTVSFILLAPMVGMIVAFIISLWFINSFRKGPAPKLVSIGVLIIVGIILFNNMETHPDKLKTHYDSYLASIIFDSKNFKWILLSSVLGFMAIFTLFLSTLNVARATVWLKRSQLVSSAAFSIGHGGNDAQKVMGIITAALIAGGKISSFDEMPVWVPLACYVAIAAGTMSGGWKIIKTMGTRITKVTPFEGVAAETAGAITLFVTESLKIPVSTTHTITGSIIGVGATKRLSAVRWGVTINLLWAWILTIPVSAGIAALVYYIVSALGMG, from the coding sequence ATGGCTACATTGCTTATAGTCATTATAGTGCTTGCCCTGATCTTCGACTACATCAACGGTTTTCACGATGCGGCAAACTCTATAGCGACGATAGTATCTACCAAAGTGCTCACGCCTTTCCAGGCAGTATTGTGGGCAGCTTTGTTCAACTTCCTGGCGTTCTTCATATTTAAAGATCATGGCGTGGCCAATACCATTGCCAAAACGGTAAAAGAAGAATTCATCACACTCCCGGTGGTTTTTGCGGGACTTATCGCAGCCATCTTCTGGAACCTGCTTACCTGGTGGTTTGGTATCCCTTCCAGCTCTTCGCATACGCTGATAGGCGGCTTTGCGGGTGCAGCCATTGCACACGCAGGCTTTAACTCGGTAAACCCGGAGCCGGTAATTAAAACGGTTAGCTTTATCCTGCTGGCACCAATGGTGGGTATGATCGTGGCGTTTATCATTTCGCTTTGGTTCATCAACTCTTTCAGAAAAGGGCCCGCCCCCAAACTGGTTTCAATAGGCGTATTGATCATTGTGGGTATCATCCTGTTCAACAACATGGAAACCCACCCGGACAAATTGAAGACCCACTACGATTCCTACCTGGCAAGCATCATCTTCGATTCAAAGAACTTTAAATGGATACTGCTTAGTTCTGTACTTGGCTTCATGGCTATATTTACGCTGTTCCTGAGCACCCTGAACGTTGCCCGGGCTACAGTATGGCTCAAGCGTTCGCAGCTGGTTTCTTCGGCGGCTTTCAGTATTGGCCATGGTGGTAACGATGCCCAGAAAGTAATGGGTATCATCACCGCAGCCCTTATAGCAGGTGGTAAGATATCCAGCTTTGACGAAATGCCTGTTTGGGTGCCGCTGGCGTGTTACGTTGCGATTGCGGCAGGTACCATGAGCGGTGGCTGGAAGATCATCAAAACCATGGGTACACGTATCACCAAAGTAACTCCATTTGAAGGTGTGGCTGCTGAAACGGCCGGTGCAATAACCCTGTTCGTGACTGAAAGCCTGAAGATACCGGTGAGTACCACGCATACTATTACCGGTTCTATCATAGGTGTCGGGGCCACTAAACGTTTGTCGGCCGTACGCTGGGGCGTTACCATCAACCTCCTGTGGGCCTGGATACTCACCATCCCGGTAAGTGCCGGCATTGCGGCTCTCGTGTATTATATAGTTTCTGCACTGGGAATGGGATAA
- a CDS encoding T9SS type A sorting domain-containing protein: protein MRRILLSALVAASFSVSAQTNYPGGISGCIGRWDFAQSPGPVISLPDVSGNGRNSSSVTSLTSNQGFRNVANKAMDFNGSNSVAVIPHHSSLQPSAITMVAMVRFNSFNSALCQSNFIIAKGNDQTPGHYQLTITDDPFDKSCFINSPNNKQFWGGYTSVPAVNSTIPAGNYVTTGQWYLLVSSYDGTTAKHYQVAMDPNNYVSSVTPYYTKNVSGSIGANTADLWIGRHDLVNYPYPVDGRMDEVALFNRALTNAEVQQVYDYLWGIVAVTSVPSNLCPGQTYSIGYSVNNTSFFAANNVFTVQLSDAGGSFASPTNIGSVTATGGGTISVTIPSSTPNGNGYRVRIVGSNVSYTGRDNGTNISVGALAKPSINSNSPVCAGQTLNLSGSSTVAGVTYNWSGPLGFSSNQQNPSISGTTTAHAGNYTLYTTLNGCTSQIDTEVVAIGSNTPPAVTSYASPGDTICMGNTAAFYALVTSGANPQYQWMKNGSPIAGETNATFVSKTLATGDVINCVVTTTGCGSTLTASSNSHNIVIVDKKPAGVSISASPGLQVSPWQLVTFTANVINGGLTPTFQWKLNGNNIPGATGQTWSASNLVNNDAVSVEVTSSSDCAAPATATSQAVVVNINTSVEGVSRQNAIRLYPNPNNGMFTIEHGNVNGATYEIVNAIGQVVFKGECSTTSTQTQVAVHDLSVGVYVVKLRSGDAISFTRLVIEY from the coding sequence ATGAGAAGAATTTTACTATCAGCCCTTGTGGCGGCAAGTTTTAGTGTGTCGGCTCAAACAAATTATCCAGGCGGGATTTCGGGATGTATCGGACGTTGGGATTTTGCACAAAGTCCCGGCCCTGTTATTTCATTGCCGGATGTAAGTGGTAACGGCCGGAATTCATCGTCTGTTACAAGCCTGACTTCTAATCAAGGTTTCAGGAATGTGGCTAATAAAGCTATGGATTTTAATGGCTCTAATAGCGTCGCGGTAATACCGCACCACAGTTCATTACAACCTTCTGCAATAACAATGGTGGCTATGGTGCGTTTCAATAGTTTTAATAGCGCACTTTGCCAGTCGAATTTTATAATAGCAAAAGGAAATGATCAGACACCAGGACACTACCAACTTACTATTACCGATGATCCGTTCGACAAAAGCTGTTTTATTAATAGTCCCAATAACAAACAGTTTTGGGGAGGCTATACTTCGGTTCCCGCTGTGAATAGCACTATCCCGGCCGGCAATTATGTGACTACGGGTCAATGGTATCTTTTAGTTTCCAGTTATGACGGGACTACAGCTAAACACTACCAGGTAGCAATGGATCCTAATAATTACGTGAGTTCGGTAACACCGTATTACACGAAAAATGTTTCAGGCAGTATCGGCGCGAATACTGCTGATCTGTGGATAGGCAGACATGATCTTGTAAACTACCCATACCCGGTAGATGGTCGGATGGATGAAGTCGCCTTATTCAATCGGGCGCTGACTAATGCCGAAGTGCAACAGGTGTACGACTACCTATGGGGTATAGTAGCCGTTACGTCAGTGCCTTCAAATTTATGCCCGGGCCAAACTTACAGCATAGGCTATTCCGTCAATAATACTTCTTTCTTCGCTGCAAACAACGTGTTTACTGTGCAGCTATCGGATGCCGGCGGAAGCTTTGCGAGTCCTACCAATATTGGTAGTGTAACAGCTACTGGTGGCGGAACAATCAGTGTTACTATACCTTCGTCAACACCTAATGGCAATGGTTATCGTGTGCGCATCGTAGGCAGCAATGTATCGTATACGGGGCGCGACAATGGTACAAACATTAGTGTTGGCGCTCTTGCCAAACCGTCTATTAACAGTAACTCACCAGTATGTGCAGGACAAACACTTAACCTGTCTGGTTCATCGACTGTGGCAGGTGTTACGTATAATTGGAGTGGTCCTCTTGGTTTTTCATCAAACCAGCAAAACCCATCTATCTCTGGTACTACCACAGCGCATGCGGGCAACTACACGCTCTATACTACACTGAACGGCTGCACCTCGCAAATAGACACAGAAGTGGTAGCCATTGGCTCTAACACTCCACCTGCTGTTACTAGTTACGCCAGCCCCGGCGATACGATTTGTATGGGTAATACCGCAGCATTCTATGCTCTTGTTACGAGCGGAGCTAACCCGCAATACCAGTGGATGAAGAATGGTTCGCCGATAGCAGGAGAAACTAACGCTACGTTTGTGAGCAAAACATTGGCAACAGGCGATGTTATCAACTGTGTAGTTACGACAACTGGTTGCGGCTCTACGCTTACGGCAAGCAGTAATAGCCATAATATTGTGATCGTAGATAAAAAGCCTGCCGGTGTGAGTATTAGCGCCAGTCCCGGATTGCAGGTTAGTCCATGGCAGCTGGTGACGTTCACGGCCAATGTTATCAATGGTGGTCTGACACCAACATTCCAGTGGAAGCTAAATGGCAATAACATTCCGGGCGCAACAGGACAAACATGGAGCGCCAGTAACCTTGTGAACAATGATGCAGTATCTGTAGAGGTAACAAGCAGCAGCGACTGTGCAGCGCCCGCTACGGCTACCAGCCAGGCAGTGGTTGTGAACATCAATACTTCGGTAGAAGGAGTAAGCCGTCAGAATGCGATCCGTTTATATCCTAATCCAAACAATGGTATGTTTACTATTGAACATGGTAACGTAAATGGAGCAACATACGAGATAGTAAACGCTATCGGACAAGTTGTGTTCAAAGGCGAATGTTCAACAACATCCACACAAACGCAGGTTGCCGTTCATGATCTGTCTGTAGGTGTTTATGTCGTGAAACTGAGGTCAGGAGATGCGATCAGCTTTACAAGGCTGGTGATCGAATACTAG
- a CDS encoding DEAD/DEAH box helicase produces the protein MSLPPLLRHVYNHGTEEVIRRGKKIFYTAGVQMMDVDHLIEQVRFRVRNDVYQNYYTVTVNKYLDPKNLSIRCQCPYNLGEICRHEVAALFQLNDILQSGFFENTDITYDQKHTVVRMRQVSMQMLRVFASPEAMEKAEIWASNNKAILTSSKNDKIEAEVPDEEETYKVAIRQNDDRYFDTSCSCSENKHPLCVHKATLFIQLLKTFGPQYFQSLRDWDEQKNKLLKQYGYTLNDDLTNKFTFTYENGKPFLRVLDPSIQKVAQTHTNTYTNTTRPTLTSSKPEPTVEEEKRLGIVVNTKVSWYPFVNWLLVAGSVDEDEKKFINGIEKLELQQYVNPHQFREDERELLPVIRKFMPEEVLKYLKKNLPFGDLYDDYVQVLKEQPNEEVRDQTWEYLLPKYHKLLERYANHSLCFLHNTSKNLTASSLEPIAFSEKKAHPQLSVLKDGKTYTVSLNWRVDDSYIPYSDTTILNAGLFLHDYTLYSVANTAEVTLAEQFLPNGEMKIAAKDWAEFLREQLMPWSQTVYVNFSEDIVERVDRAKPSYHLYLQEREQMLILQPAFSYNGVEIRHGFFGDLIQPQDGIVKIIERNETEEQQFINMLAGLHSDIQYNKKNNFYYLPATSVLANNWFFRFTDIMREWNVEMFGFEGLKNLRINTHKPTTRVNVASGIDWFDASIDLVFGEQAVSIIEVKKALAQKQNFVKLDDGSIGLLPEEWLKKYALLIKMGEAKGNKLRLKKFHFSVLDELLAEVDEEALQHELEEKKERLENIIANDFSNVDPPKELIADLRPYQLTGFQWLTFLNEAGWGGILADDMGLGKTVQTLTFFQHYKNNNPDAKFMVVCPTTLMYNWENEIRKFTPTLTHFIHHGPKRMAGERAFAPYDIIITTYGTMRSDIKIFKELPFDYVVLDESQSIKNPQSQVAKAALLLNAKNRLALSGTPVQNNTFDLYAQMNFLNPGMLGSREFFMNEFATPIDKFQESEVKQQLKKLTYPFMLRRTKEQVAKDLPEKTETVLFCEMGTEQRRIYESYRRTYQSEILGMIEEKGMERSTFHILQGLTKLRQICDSPAILNEAERFHNYSIKQDELTREINENVGNHKALIFSQFLGMLALIRKELEEKNIPYAYFDGSSSSTEREIAIQRFQNDEDCRVFLISLKAGGVGLNLTAADYVYIVDPWWNPAVEQQAIDRTHRIGQTKNIFAYRLICKDTIEEKMLILQERKRALASDLVSDDNAFLKRLTKEDIAYLFS, from the coding sequence ATGTCGTTACCACCGCTGTTAAGACACGTCTATAACCATGGCACCGAAGAGGTGATACGCAGAGGTAAAAAGATTTTTTACACTGCAGGAGTACAGATGATGGATGTTGACCACCTGATAGAACAGGTGCGTTTTCGCGTGCGGAATGATGTGTACCAGAACTATTACACAGTAACGGTCAATAAATATCTCGACCCGAAAAATCTTTCCATTCGCTGCCAATGCCCTTACAACCTGGGCGAGATATGCCGTCACGAAGTGGCTGCATTATTCCAGCTGAACGACATATTGCAGAGCGGCTTTTTTGAGAATACAGATATCACGTATGACCAAAAACATACCGTGGTGCGTATGCGCCAGGTGAGTATGCAAATGCTGCGCGTATTTGCGTCGCCCGAAGCAATGGAAAAAGCGGAGATCTGGGCAAGCAATAATAAGGCTATCCTCACGTCGAGCAAAAACGATAAGATAGAAGCCGAAGTACCTGACGAAGAAGAAACTTATAAAGTAGCCATCAGGCAAAACGACGACCGCTATTTCGATACATCTTGCAGTTGCAGCGAAAATAAACATCCCCTGTGCGTGCATAAGGCAACGCTGTTCATTCAATTGCTAAAAACTTTTGGTCCGCAGTATTTCCAGTCGTTGCGCGATTGGGATGAGCAGAAGAACAAGCTGCTCAAACAATATGGCTACACACTGAATGATGATCTTACCAATAAGTTCACGTTCACTTACGAGAATGGCAAACCATTTTTGCGTGTACTGGATCCTTCTATCCAGAAAGTAGCACAGACGCATACTAATACATATACTAACACCACACGCCCTACTCTCACCTCTTCAAAGCCGGAGCCAACGGTAGAGGAAGAAAAACGTTTGGGCATTGTGGTAAACACCAAGGTTAGCTGGTATCCATTTGTCAACTGGCTGCTGGTAGCGGGATCCGTAGATGAAGACGAAAAGAAATTCATCAATGGCATAGAGAAGCTGGAACTGCAACAGTACGTCAACCCGCACCAATTCCGCGAAGATGAACGTGAGCTGCTGCCGGTGATACGTAAGTTCATGCCGGAAGAAGTGCTGAAGTACCTGAAGAAGAACTTACCTTTTGGTGACCTGTATGATGATTACGTGCAGGTATTGAAAGAACAACCTAATGAGGAAGTAAGGGATCAGACGTGGGAATACCTGCTGCCTAAATATCATAAGCTGCTGGAGCGTTACGCGAACCACTCGCTTTGTTTCCTGCACAATACATCGAAGAACCTTACAGCTTCAAGCCTCGAGCCGATAGCGTTTTCTGAGAAAAAGGCGCATCCTCAATTGAGTGTTTTAAAGGATGGGAAAACCTACACCGTTAGTCTCAACTGGCGTGTGGATGATAGTTACATCCCTTATTCTGATACTACTATATTAAACGCAGGCCTCTTCCTGCACGATTATACGCTGTACTCTGTAGCTAATACTGCAGAAGTCACATTAGCAGAACAGTTCCTGCCCAATGGCGAAATGAAGATCGCTGCGAAAGATTGGGCTGAGTTCCTGCGTGAGCAGTTGATGCCATGGAGCCAGACCGTGTATGTAAACTTCTCTGAAGACATTGTAGAACGTGTAGATCGCGCTAAACCTAGCTACCACTTGTACCTGCAGGAGCGCGAGCAAATGCTGATACTGCAACCTGCCTTCTCGTACAACGGAGTAGAGATACGTCATGGTTTCTTTGGCGACCTGATACAACCTCAGGATGGCATCGTTAAGATCATTGAGCGCAACGAGACCGAAGAGCAGCAGTTCATCAACATGCTGGCCGGCCTGCACAGCGATATACAGTACAACAAGAAAAATAATTTCTATTACCTGCCGGCAACGTCAGTACTAGCCAACAACTGGTTCTTCCGTTTCACCGACATCATGCGCGAATGGAACGTGGAGATGTTTGGTTTTGAAGGACTGAAGAATCTGCGCATAAACACACACAAGCCTACTACGCGGGTAAACGTTGCCAGTGGCATTGACTGGTTTGACGCTTCGATAGACCTGGTGTTTGGAGAACAGGCGGTGTCTATTATAGAAGTAAAAAAAGCCCTGGCACAAAAACAGAACTTCGTCAAGCTGGATGATGGTTCGATCGGTTTGCTGCCTGAAGAATGGCTGAAGAAATATGCTCTGCTCATCAAGATGGGCGAGGCCAAAGGCAATAAGCTGCGCCTGAAAAAATTCCACTTCAGCGTGCTGGATGAATTGCTGGCCGAAGTAGACGAAGAAGCGCTGCAACACGAGCTGGAAGAAAAGAAAGAACGACTGGAGAACATCATTGCTAACGATTTCAGCAATGTGGATCCGCCCAAGGAACTCATCGCAGATCTTCGTCCATACCAGTTAACCGGTTTCCAGTGGCTTACATTCCTGAACGAAGCTGGCTGGGGGGGTATATTGGCCGATGATATGGGTCTTGGTAAGACCGTACAGACGCTTACATTCTTCCAGCATTACAAGAATAATAATCCCGATGCCAAATTCATGGTAGTATGCCCTACCACGCTGATGTACAACTGGGAGAATGAGATCAGGAAGTTTACCCCAACGCTAACGCACTTCATTCATCACGGGCCAAAACGTATGGCCGGCGAGCGTGCATTTGCACCTTACGATATTATCATCACTACTTATGGCACCATGCGTAGTGATATCAAAATATTCAAAGAGCTACCATTCGATTACGTAGTACTCGATGAATCGCAATCGATCAAGAACCCGCAATCTCAGGTGGCTAAAGCCGCACTATTGCTGAACGCAAAGAACAGGCTGGCGCTGAGTGGTACGCCCGTACAGAACAATACTTTCGACCTGTACGCGCAGATGAACTTCCTGAACCCCGGCATGCTGGGCAGCAGGGAATTCTTCATGAACGAGTTTGCGACACCGATCGATAAATTCCAGGAAAGCGAAGTAAAGCAACAACTGAAGAAGCTTACTTATCCTTTCATGCTGCGCCGCACTAAAGAGCAGGTGGCAAAAGACCTGCCGGAAAAAACGGAAACAGTGCTCTTCTGCGAAATGGGAACGGAACAGCGGAGGATATACGAATCGTATCGCCGTACCTACCAGTCGGAGATACTAGGAATGATAGAAGAGAAAGGCATGGAACGCTCTACGTTCCACATCCTGCAGGGTCTAACCAAACTGCGCCAGATATGCGACTCGCCTGCCATCCTGAATGAAGCAGAGCGTTTCCACAACTACTCTATCAAGCAGGATGAACTAACGCGCGAGATCAATGAAAACGTGGGCAATCACAAGGCCCTCATCTTCTCGCAGTTCCTGGGCATGCTGGCGCTGATACGCAAAGAGCTGGAAGAGAAAAACATTCCTTATGCCTATTTCGACGGTAGTTCTTCTTCTACCGAAAGAGAGATTGCCATACAGCGATTCCAGAACGATGAGGACTGCCGTGTGTTCCTGATTTCACTCAAAGCGGGTGGTGTCGGTTTGAACCTTACCGCTGCAGACTACGTGTACATCGTTGACCCATGGTGGAACCCTGCGGTAGAGCAACAAGCCATCGACCGTACACACCGTATCGGGCAAACGAAGAACATCTTCGCTTACCGACTGATATGTAAGGATACAATTGAAGAGAAAATGCTGATACTCCAGGAACGCAAGCGGGCACTGGCAAGTGATCTCGTATCAGATGACAATGCATTCCTGAAACGACTGACAAAGGAAGATATCGCTTACCTATTCAGCTAA
- a CDS encoding T9SS type A sorting domain-containing protein: protein MKRILLSVLVATSFSVSAQTNYPGGISGCIARWDFATGGGPISALTDVSGNGNNSSSVNNLTSATGFRGVANKAMAFNGFNSLATIPHASLLQPTAITMVSMVRFNGFYTGQCQGNYIISKGDNLTSGNYALVVSDNIYDNSCTVNSPFNKQFYALYGATNLTNLVPAGNYLTTGQWYLFVSSYDGTTLKHYQVVMDPNNYVSTITPFFTTNVSSTIGTNTQNLLIGGHSVPGHPYPVYGSMEEVALFNRVLTNAEVQSVYDYLWGIVAVSSVPTNICTDQPFNVGYTVNNTSFFSASNVFTVQLSNASGSFASPTNIGSVTATSGGTISCMVPSSVPSGTGYRIRIVGTNVSYTGRDNGTNLTVTSLAKPSAGSNTPVCAGQTLNLSGSSSTPGVTYNWSGPLSFSSNQPNPSIPGTTTAHAGNYTLYTTLNGCTSLVDTEAVAIGSNTPPNVVSYASPGDTICVGGTAAFYALVTAGANPQYQWMKNGSPMAGETSATFVSKTLSTGDVINCVVTTTGCSSTLTATSNSHSVVIVGKTPASVSISANPGLQVSPWQTVTFTANVINGGLTPIYQWKLNGNDILGATGQTWSTNNLVNNDAVSVVVRSSSDCAEPATATSQASIVNINTSVGEIDKGNNISIYPNPNNGAFTVTFNEVPSADGQIEVLNAVGQIVHRQQYRARSSSVVVDMSQVAQGVYLMKTDVDGKNYRSRIVISK from the coding sequence ATGAAAAGAATTTTACTATCGGTCCTCGTGGCCACAAGTTTTAGTGTGTCTGCTCAAACTAATTACCCCGGTGGGATTTCGGGATGTATCGCCCGATGGGATTTTGCAACAGGGGGTGGTCCAATTAGTGCACTAACAGATGTAAGTGGAAACGGAAACAACTCTTCTTCGGTCAATAACCTGACGTCTGCGACCGGTTTTAGAGGTGTAGCTAATAAGGCGATGGCATTTAATGGATTTAACAGCCTGGCAACGATTCCCCACGCAAGCTTATTGCAGCCAACAGCTATTACAATGGTTTCGATGGTTAGGTTTAATGGGTTCTATACAGGTCAGTGCCAGGGCAATTATATTATTTCAAAAGGCGACAACCTTACCTCTGGCAACTATGCGCTCGTTGTAAGCGACAATATTTACGATAATAGTTGCACTGTCAACAGTCCATTTAACAAGCAGTTCTATGCGCTTTATGGTGCAACTAATTTGACCAACCTAGTGCCTGCGGGTAATTATCTGACTACGGGTCAATGGTACCTGTTTGTGTCAAGCTATGACGGCACAACATTAAAACATTACCAGGTAGTGATGGATCCCAACAACTACGTAAGCACTATTACACCCTTTTTTACAACAAACGTTTCAAGTACTATCGGAACAAATACCCAAAACCTATTGATTGGAGGGCATAGTGTGCCGGGCCACCCTTATCCTGTTTATGGTTCAATGGAAGAAGTAGCTTTATTCAATAGAGTACTTACTAATGCAGAAGTTCAATCAGTGTATGACTACCTGTGGGGTATAGTAGCAGTTTCGTCTGTACCCACCAATATTTGCACAGATCAGCCATTCAACGTTGGCTATACTGTAAATAATACTTCATTCTTTTCCGCCAGCAACGTGTTTACGGTGCAGTTGTCTAATGCGAGCGGAAGCTTCGCCAGTCCTACCAACATAGGTAGTGTAACAGCTACCAGCGGCGGCACAATCAGCTGTATGGTACCGAGCTCTGTACCAAGTGGTACAGGTTATAGGATCCGTATTGTTGGCACCAACGTGTCGTATACGGGTCGGGATAATGGCACTAACCTGACCGTTACAAGTCTTGCTAAACCATCTGCAGGTAGCAACACGCCAGTATGTGCCGGGCAAACACTTAATTTGTCAGGTTCATCGTCAACCCCTGGTGTTACCTACAACTGGAGTGGTCCTCTGAGCTTTTCGTCAAACCAGCCCAATCCATCAATACCAGGCACGACTACAGCACACGCGGGCAACTATACACTGTACACTACCCTGAACGGATGTACATCGCTGGTAGATACAGAAGCAGTGGCAATCGGCTCTAACACACCACCAAATGTTGTAAGCTATGCCAGCCCCGGCGATACGATCTGTGTTGGTGGTACAGCTGCATTTTATGCGCTGGTTACAGCCGGTGCTAACCCCCAATACCAGTGGATGAAAAATGGTTCGCCAATGGCGGGAGAAACCAGCGCAACGTTTGTGAGCAAGACACTAAGCACAGGTGATGTGATCAATTGTGTGGTTACCACAACAGGTTGCAGTTCTACACTCACGGCAACCAGCAACAGCCACAGTGTTGTGATAGTTGGTAAAACGCCTGCGAGCGTAAGCATCAGTGCTAACCCCGGCCTCCAGGTAAGCCCATGGCAAACGGTGACATTTACAGCCAATGTCATCAACGGCGGATTAACGCCAATTTATCAATGGAAGCTGAACGGTAACGATATCCTCGGTGCAACAGGCCAAACATGGAGCACAAACAACCTTGTTAATAATGATGCGGTATCTGTGGTTGTACGCAGCAGCAGCGACTGCGCGGAGCCAGCCACTGCAACCAGCCAGGCATCGATTGTGAATATCAATACTTCGGTGGGAGAAATTGATAAAGGAAACAACATCAGCATCTATCCTAATCCAAACAACGGTGCCTTTACTGTAACGTTTAACGAAGTACCATCAGCTGATGGGCAGATAGAAGTGCTGAACGCTGTAGGGCAAATAGTGCATCGCCAGCAATACAGGGCACGCTCGTCGTCTGTGGTGGTTGATATGTCACAAGTGGCGCAGGGTGTTTATTTGATGAAAACGGATGTTGACGGTAAGAATTACCGTTCTCGGATAGTTATTAGCAAATAA
- a CDS encoding DUF47 domain-containing protein yields MAFGSFLKMFTPKDRVFYGLFEQVSTNLTEMASIFYNAVNEPDFSRREAMLKSLEEWEHKNDEVTHKIFIELGSNFITPFDREDIHYLATSLDDIADYIWGSAKRMMNYYITDIDDTTKGFGDIIKRSVSALNKGVYELRDMKDLRTIMESCVMINSLENEGDDLLDKGMGHLFTTNVNPVELIKKKDLYQMLEIVTDKCEDAANVIESIIIKYA; encoded by the coding sequence ATGGCATTTGGCTCTTTTCTGAAGATGTTCACCCCCAAAGACCGCGTGTTTTACGGTCTGTTCGAGCAGGTAAGTACTAACCTGACCGAAATGGCTAGTATTTTTTACAACGCGGTAAACGAACCCGATTTTTCGCGTCGTGAGGCCATGCTGAAAAGCCTGGAGGAGTGGGAACACAAAAATGACGAGGTAACACATAAAATATTCATTGAGCTGGGTAGCAACTTTATCACCCCGTTCGACCGTGAGGATATACACTACCTGGCAACGTCGCTGGATGACATCGCCGATTACATCTGGGGCAGTGCCAAGCGTATGATGAACTATTATATCACCGATATTGACGATACAACCAAAGGTTTCGGCGATATCATCAAACGCTCTGTGTCTGCACTGAACAAAGGTGTATACGAGCTGCGTGATATGAAAGACCTGCGCACCATTATGGAGTCGTGCGTAATGATCAACAGCCTGGAGAACGAAGGTGACGACCTGCTGGACAAAGGCATGGGCCACCTGTTTACAACTAACGTAAACCCTGTGGAGCTGATCAAGAAAAAAGACCTGTACCAAATGCTGGAGATCGTAACTGACAAGTGTGAAGATGCGGCAAACGTGATCGAGTCCATTATCATTAAATACGCTTAA